CCGTGGCAATTCGGTGTGGATTACGACGTGATCGGTCGCGGCAGCCCGCAAGACACGTTCGACGAACAACTGGATGTGCGCGACCTGCTGCGCGGGCAACAGGCCACGCAATGGCTGATCATCTCCACCGGCATGTTCACCAGTTTTCTGTTCGAGCCGTCATTTGGCGTAGTCGACCTGGCGCAAAACCGCGTGCATGCCCTGGGCGACTGGGACACCGCCGTCACGGTCACCACACCGGAGGATATCGGCCGGTTGACCGCGCGCATCGTGCTGGCCGAACCGGCGCTGAACAATCAGGTGGTGTTCACCGCCGGCGACACCCTGACTTATGGGCAATTGGCGGACACCGTGGACGCCACCCTCGGCCTGCAACTCCAGCGCGAAGCCTGGTCGGTGCCGACGCTGCTGGCCGAGTTGGCCCAGGACCCCGACGACAACCTGAAGAAGTACCGCGCCGTATTCGCCCAGGGCAACGGCGTGGCCTGGGACCCCGCCGTGACTTTCAATGCCGGGCAGCGCATTGCGGTGACAGACGTCGAGCA
The genomic region above belongs to Pseudomonas azotoformans and contains:
- a CDS encoding aromatic alcohol reductase translates to MTPSSLLVLGAGELGMAVLHALAELAEPRTTRIAVLLRPASLHSAAANTLRERGVELVVGDLQNDSQRALAERFAPFHTVICCTGFAAGPGTQRKLARAAIEGGVQRYVPWQFGVDYDVIGRGSPQDTFDEQLDVRDLLRGQQATQWLIISTGMFTSFLFEPSFGVVDLAQNRVHALGDWDTAVTVTTPEDIGRLTARIVLAEPALNNQVVFTAGDTLTYGQLADTVDATLGLQLQREAWSVPTLLAELAQDPDDNLKKYRAVFAQGNGVAWDPAVTFNAGQRIAVTDVEQWIRQHLKAPTTTH